A single region of the Glycine max cultivar Williams 82 chromosome 20, Glycine_max_v4.0, whole genome shotgun sequence genome encodes:
- the LOC112997634 gene encoding lysine-specific demethylase JMJ25 isoform X4, with the protein MAPGRKKRQGNTSIIPVDANPTQQKAQSLDIDAECESETKRMKFAEEDGDGAGGSSSVVKKKRGRKSKKEKQDTEKMLESNLSEKKDTQGEYHGENCGVGGSSSVQESAKKKRGRKSKKEKEDMEKKKMAEEKDAQNENHGENGGVGGSSCVVDGVPKKRGRKSKKEKEDMEKKMLEEKDAQNENHGENGGVGGSSSVVEAVVKKRGRKSKKEKEDMERKILEEKDAQNENHGENGGVGGSSSVVDGVPKKRGRKSKKEKEDMEKKMLEGNLLEKKDVQDVNHAENGGVPDMRRGSKRKMLKEDDGEFEMPVDSSGSSIQKQYSLRAPRVNIEEAMPKINKRDPKWIEEESLMCHQCQRNDKGRVVRCTRCKRKRFCVHCIENWYPHLKEDYIAEACPVCRGNCNCKACLRSNQLIKKMKKKEETNENEKIELSMHLLQVLLPYLRLLDEEQMIENETEAKIRGLSVSELNVAQANFDKDERVYCDNCKTSIFDYHRSCTKCSFDLCLICCRELRTGQLVGGADPIMLEFVCQGRDYLHGEENISVKQNEPNAVEQNEPNAVAETVVREWSRSGWHAESNGSIPCPKVNDECNHGFLELRSILGQHFITDLVHKANELAQAYKLQDVVKTPDNFCSCLRLDRNTDVRYNNMRKVASRADSRDNYLYCPRAVDLQDEDLRHFQWHWEKGEPVIVSNVLAKTSGLSWEPLVMWRAFRQMTKTKHEQHLDVKAIDCLDWCEGEINIHQFFTGYTKVREDWHSWPQILKLKDWPPSNLFEERLPRHCAEFISSLPFKEYTDPLKGSLNLAVKLPTDCLKPDMGPKTYIAYGFHQELGRGDSVTKLHCDMSDAVNVLTHIAEVKLEPKHLIAIEKLKQKHFEQDKRELLGDDQNRETSVDMLNNLSSTINALDKQNSVQVMEHKGKLYDRKEVDQFHQPSGGNEIAIANEDGLSCESELKEVDKVKIKQESDMLSGGDGSEGALWDIFRRQDVPKLQEYQRKHFREFRHLHCCPLKQVIHPIHDQTFYLTVEHKRKLKEEYGIEPWTFIQKVGDAVFVPAGCPHQVRNLKSCIKVALDFVSPENVGECFRLTEEFRTLPINHMSCEDKLEVKKMTIYAMQDVIEKLEEARSGKTKVSE; encoded by the exons ATGGCGCCCGGAAGGAAGAAGCGGCAAGGGAACACATCCATTATTCCTGTGGATGCAAACCCCACTCAGCAAAAAGCACAATCTTTGGATATTGATGCTGAGTGTGAGAGTGAGACCAAAAGAATGAAATTTGCTGAGGAAGATGGTGATGGGGCAGGGGGTTCTTCTTCTGTTGTGAAAAAGAAGCGTGGcagaaaaagtaaaaaggaGAAGCAGGACACGGAAAAGATGTTAGAGAGCAATTTGTCGGAGAAGAAAGATACTCAAGGCGAATACCACGGTGAAAATTGTGGAGTAGGAGGGTCTTCTTCTGTTCAAGAAAGTGCGAAAAAGAAACGTGGAAGAAAGAGTAAAAAGGAGAAGGAGGACATGGAAAAGAAGAAGATGGCAGAGGAGAAAGATGCTCAAAACGAAAACCATGGTGAAAATGGTGGAGTAGGAGGTTCTTCTTGTGTTGTAGATGGTGTGCCAAAGAAGCGTGGCAGAAAAAGtaagaaggagaaggaagacATGGAAAAAAAGATGTTAGAGGAGAAAGATGCTCAAAACGAAAACCACGGTGAAAATGGTGGAGTAGGAGGTTCTTCTTCTGTTGTAGAAGCTGTGGTAAAGAAGCGAGGTAGAAAGAGtaaaaaggagaaggaagacATGGAAAGGAAGATATTAGAGGAGAAAGATGCTCAAAACGAAAACCATGGTGAAAATGGTGGAGTAGGAGGTTCTTCTTCTGTTGTAGATGGTGTGCCAAAGAAGCGTGGCAGAAAAAGtaagaaggagaaggaagacATGGAAAAAAAGATGTTAGAGGGAAATTTGCTGGAGAAGAAAGATGTTCAAGACGTTAACCATGCCGAAAATGGTGGGGTACCTGATATGAGGCGTGGAAGTAAAAGAAAGATGCTTAAGGAAGATGATGGTGAGTTTGAAATGCCTGTGGATTCTTCAGGAAGTAGCATTCAGAAACAATATAGTCTTAGGGCCCCTAGAGTCAATATAGAAGAGGCAATGCCAAAAATCAACAAGAGAGATCCTAAG TGGATTGAAGAGGAGTCCTTAATGTGTCATCAATGTCAGAGAAATGATAAAGGCAGGGTTGTGAGGTGCACACGTTGTAAGAGGAAAAGATTTTGTGTACACTGTATAGAAAATTG GTATCCTCATTTGAAAGAGGATTATATTGCTGAGGCATGCCCTGTGTGCCGTGGTAATTGCAACTGCAAAGCATGCTTGAGATCCAATCAACTTATTAAA aaaatgaagaaaaaagaagaaaccaaTGAAAATGAGAAGATTGAACTCTCTATGCATTTGTTGCAAGTACTTCTTCCGTATTTAAGGCTGTTGGATGAAGAACAGATGATTGAGAATGAGACAGAAGCCAAGATACGGg GGCTCTCAGTCTCAGAGCTAAATGTAGCACAGGCAAATTTTGATAAAGATGAGCGTGTGTACTG TGACAACTGCAAAACGTCAATATTTGATTACCACAGAAGCTGTACAAAATGCTCTTTCGACCTTTGTCTCATCTGTTGTCGCGAGCTTCGAACTGGCCAGCTTGTAGGTGGTGCAGATCCAATTATGTTGGAGTTTGTCTGTCAAGGTCGTGATTACCTGCATGGTGAGGAAAATATAAGTGTAAAACAAAATGAACCAAATGCTGTTGAACAAAATGAACCAAATGCTGTTGCTGAGACTGTAGTTCGTGAGTGGTCAAGATCTGGGTGGCATGCAGAAAGTAATGGTAGCATTCCTTGTCCAAAAGTCAATGATGAATGTAACCATGGTTTTCTTGAACTGAGAAGCATATTAGGTCAACATTTTATCACTGATTTAGTGCATAAAGCAAACGAACTAGCACAAGCATACAAGCTTCAAGATGTAGTTAAGACCCCTGACAACTTCTGTTCGTGTTTGAGGCTTGATAGAAACACAGATGTTAGATATAATAATATGAGGAAGGTTGCTTCTCGTGCAGATTCCAGGGACAACTATTTATACTGTCCTAGGGCTGTAGATCTACAGGATGAGGATTTAAGGCATTTTCAGTGGCATTGGGAAAAGGGGGAGCCTGTCATTGTCAGCAACGTGCTTGCAAAAACATCTGGTTTAAGCTGGGAACCACTTGTCATGTGGCGTGCATTCCGTCAGATGACTAAGACCAAGCATGAACAACATTTGGATGTGAAGGCAATTGATTGCTTAGATTGGTGCGAG GGAGAAATTAATATCCACCAATTCTTTACTGGGTATACAAAAGTTCGTGAGGATTGGCATAGTTGGCCtcaaatattgaaattaaaagattGGCCTCCTTCTAATTTATTTGAGGAACGCTTGCCTCGACATTGTGCAGAGTTCATATCTTCCTTGCCCTTCAAGGAATATACTGATCCTCTCAAAGGTTCTCTTAACTTAGCTGTGAAGTTGCCAACAGATTGTCTAAAACCAGACATGGGGCCAAAGACGTATATTGCTTACGGATTTCATCAGGAGCTCGGGCGTGGTGATTCAGTGACTAAGCTCCATTGTGATATGTCTGATGCA GTAAATGTGTTGACTCATATTGCTGAAGTGAAATTGGAACCAAAGCATCTCATTGCCATTGAGAAGTTGAAACAAAAGCACTTTGAACAAGACAAAAGGGAGCTACTTGGTGATGATCAAAATAGAGAAACTAGTGTTGACATGCTTAATAATTTGTCTTCTACTATAAATGCTTTGGACAAGCAAAATAGTGTCCAAGTCATGGAACACAAAGGCAAATTATATGATAGGAAAGAAGTTGATCAGTTCCATCAACCCTCTGGTGGTAATGAGATTGCCATTGCTAATGAGGATGGTCTTTCATGTGAATCAGAGCTTAAAGAGGTTgacaaagtaaaaataaagcAAGAAAGTGATATGTTGTCTGGGGGGGATGGTTCAGAAGGTGCTCTCTGGGATATTTTTCGGAGGCAGGATGTACCTAAATTGCAGGAATATCAGAGGAAGCATTTCAGAGAGTTCAGGCATCTCCATTGCTGTCCTTTAAAGCAG GTTATTCACCCCATCCATGACCAGACCTTCTATCTGACTGTGGAGCATAAGAGGAAGCTTAAGGAGGAGTATG GAATTGAGCCCTGGACTTTTATTCAGAAGGTAGGAGATGCTGTTTTTGTTCCAGCTGGTTGTCCTCACCAAGTCAGAAATCTGAAG TCATGTATTAAGGTTGCATTGGATTTTGTCTCTCCGGAAAATGTTGGGGAGTGCTTTCGTTTGACAGAGGAATTTCGCACACTTCCAATAAACCACATGTCTTGTGAGGACAAATTGGAG GTGAAGAAGATGACAATATATGCTATGCAAGACGTGATTGAAAAATTGGAGGAAGCAAG GTCCGGGAAAACCAAGGTTTCAGAGTAA
- the LOC112997634 gene encoding lysine-specific demethylase JMJ25 isoform X2, with product MAPGRKKRQGNTSIIPVDANPTQQKAQSLDIDAECESETKRMKFAEEDGDGAGGSSSVVKKKRGRKSKKEKQDTEKMLESNLSEKKDTQGEYHGENCGVGGSSSVQESAKKKRGRKSKKEKEDMEKKKMAEEKDAQNENHGENGGVGGSSCVVDGVPKKRGRKSKKEKEDMEKKMLEEKDAQNENHGENGGVGGSSSVVEAVVKKRGRKSKKEKEDMERKILEEKDAQNENHGENGGVGGSSSVVDGVPKKRGRKSKKEKEDMEKKMLEGNLLEKKDVQDVNHAENGGVPDMRRGSKRKMLKEDDGEFEMPVDSSGSSIQKQYSLRAPRVNIEEAMPKINKRDPKWIEEESLMCHQCQRNDKGRVVRCTRCKRKRFCVHCIENWYPHLKEDYIAEACPVCRGNCNCKACLRSNQLIKKMKKKEETNENEKIELSMHLLQVLLPYLRLLDEEQMIENETEAKIRGLSVSELNVAQANFDKDERVYCDNCKTSIFDYHRSCTKCSFDLCLICCRELRTGQLVGGADPIMLEFVCQGRDYLHGEENISVKQNEPNAVEQNEPNAVAETVVREWSRSGWHAESNGSIPCPKVNDECNHGFLELRSILGQHFITDLVHKANELAQAYKLQDVVKTPDNFCSCLRLDRNTDVRYNNMRKVASRADSRDNYLYCPRAVDLQDEDLRHFQWHWEKGEPVIVSNVLAKTSGLSWEPLVMWRAFRQMTKTKHEQHLDVKAIDCLDWCEGEINIHQFFTGYTKVREDWHSWPQILKLKDWPPSNLFEERLPRHCAEFISSLPFKEYTDPLKGSLNLAVKLPTDCLKPDMGPKTYIAYGFHQELGRGDSVTKLHCDMSDAVNVLTHIAEVKLEPKHLIAIEKLKQKHFEQDKRELLGDDQNRETSVDMLNNLSSTINALDKQNSVQVMEHKGKLYDRKEVDQFHQPSGGNEIAIANEDGLSCESELKEVDKVKIKQESDMLSGGDGSEGALWDIFRRQDVPKLQEYQRKHFREFRHLHCCPLKQVIHPIHDQTFYLTVEHKRKLKEEYGIEPWTFIQKVGDAVFVPAGCPHQVRNLKSCIKVALDFVSPENVGECFRLTEEFRTLPINHMSCEDKLEDQGTGKMIGLVREQNGLYLLEEARGICSTKIQLPLSLMSESLPSHNKDIWLCHYHLGEEDDNICYARRD from the exons ATGGCGCCCGGAAGGAAGAAGCGGCAAGGGAACACATCCATTATTCCTGTGGATGCAAACCCCACTCAGCAAAAAGCACAATCTTTGGATATTGATGCTGAGTGTGAGAGTGAGACCAAAAGAATGAAATTTGCTGAGGAAGATGGTGATGGGGCAGGGGGTTCTTCTTCTGTTGTGAAAAAGAAGCGTGGcagaaaaagtaaaaaggaGAAGCAGGACACGGAAAAGATGTTAGAGAGCAATTTGTCGGAGAAGAAAGATACTCAAGGCGAATACCACGGTGAAAATTGTGGAGTAGGAGGGTCTTCTTCTGTTCAAGAAAGTGCGAAAAAGAAACGTGGAAGAAAGAGTAAAAAGGAGAAGGAGGACATGGAAAAGAAGAAGATGGCAGAGGAGAAAGATGCTCAAAACGAAAACCATGGTGAAAATGGTGGAGTAGGAGGTTCTTCTTGTGTTGTAGATGGTGTGCCAAAGAAGCGTGGCAGAAAAAGtaagaaggagaaggaagacATGGAAAAAAAGATGTTAGAGGAGAAAGATGCTCAAAACGAAAACCACGGTGAAAATGGTGGAGTAGGAGGTTCTTCTTCTGTTGTAGAAGCTGTGGTAAAGAAGCGAGGTAGAAAGAGtaaaaaggagaaggaagacATGGAAAGGAAGATATTAGAGGAGAAAGATGCTCAAAACGAAAACCATGGTGAAAATGGTGGAGTAGGAGGTTCTTCTTCTGTTGTAGATGGTGTGCCAAAGAAGCGTGGCAGAAAAAGtaagaaggagaaggaagacATGGAAAAAAAGATGTTAGAGGGAAATTTGCTGGAGAAGAAAGATGTTCAAGACGTTAACCATGCCGAAAATGGTGGGGTACCTGATATGAGGCGTGGAAGTAAAAGAAAGATGCTTAAGGAAGATGATGGTGAGTTTGAAATGCCTGTGGATTCTTCAGGAAGTAGCATTCAGAAACAATATAGTCTTAGGGCCCCTAGAGTCAATATAGAAGAGGCAATGCCAAAAATCAACAAGAGAGATCCTAAG TGGATTGAAGAGGAGTCCTTAATGTGTCATCAATGTCAGAGAAATGATAAAGGCAGGGTTGTGAGGTGCACACGTTGTAAGAGGAAAAGATTTTGTGTACACTGTATAGAAAATTG GTATCCTCATTTGAAAGAGGATTATATTGCTGAGGCATGCCCTGTGTGCCGTGGTAATTGCAACTGCAAAGCATGCTTGAGATCCAATCAACTTATTAAA aaaatgaagaaaaaagaagaaaccaaTGAAAATGAGAAGATTGAACTCTCTATGCATTTGTTGCAAGTACTTCTTCCGTATTTAAGGCTGTTGGATGAAGAACAGATGATTGAGAATGAGACAGAAGCCAAGATACGGg GGCTCTCAGTCTCAGAGCTAAATGTAGCACAGGCAAATTTTGATAAAGATGAGCGTGTGTACTG TGACAACTGCAAAACGTCAATATTTGATTACCACAGAAGCTGTACAAAATGCTCTTTCGACCTTTGTCTCATCTGTTGTCGCGAGCTTCGAACTGGCCAGCTTGTAGGTGGTGCAGATCCAATTATGTTGGAGTTTGTCTGTCAAGGTCGTGATTACCTGCATGGTGAGGAAAATATAAGTGTAAAACAAAATGAACCAAATGCTGTTGAACAAAATGAACCAAATGCTGTTGCTGAGACTGTAGTTCGTGAGTGGTCAAGATCTGGGTGGCATGCAGAAAGTAATGGTAGCATTCCTTGTCCAAAAGTCAATGATGAATGTAACCATGGTTTTCTTGAACTGAGAAGCATATTAGGTCAACATTTTATCACTGATTTAGTGCATAAAGCAAACGAACTAGCACAAGCATACAAGCTTCAAGATGTAGTTAAGACCCCTGACAACTTCTGTTCGTGTTTGAGGCTTGATAGAAACACAGATGTTAGATATAATAATATGAGGAAGGTTGCTTCTCGTGCAGATTCCAGGGACAACTATTTATACTGTCCTAGGGCTGTAGATCTACAGGATGAGGATTTAAGGCATTTTCAGTGGCATTGGGAAAAGGGGGAGCCTGTCATTGTCAGCAACGTGCTTGCAAAAACATCTGGTTTAAGCTGGGAACCACTTGTCATGTGGCGTGCATTCCGTCAGATGACTAAGACCAAGCATGAACAACATTTGGATGTGAAGGCAATTGATTGCTTAGATTGGTGCGAG GGAGAAATTAATATCCACCAATTCTTTACTGGGTATACAAAAGTTCGTGAGGATTGGCATAGTTGGCCtcaaatattgaaattaaaagattGGCCTCCTTCTAATTTATTTGAGGAACGCTTGCCTCGACATTGTGCAGAGTTCATATCTTCCTTGCCCTTCAAGGAATATACTGATCCTCTCAAAGGTTCTCTTAACTTAGCTGTGAAGTTGCCAACAGATTGTCTAAAACCAGACATGGGGCCAAAGACGTATATTGCTTACGGATTTCATCAGGAGCTCGGGCGTGGTGATTCAGTGACTAAGCTCCATTGTGATATGTCTGATGCA GTAAATGTGTTGACTCATATTGCTGAAGTGAAATTGGAACCAAAGCATCTCATTGCCATTGAGAAGTTGAAACAAAAGCACTTTGAACAAGACAAAAGGGAGCTACTTGGTGATGATCAAAATAGAGAAACTAGTGTTGACATGCTTAATAATTTGTCTTCTACTATAAATGCTTTGGACAAGCAAAATAGTGTCCAAGTCATGGAACACAAAGGCAAATTATATGATAGGAAAGAAGTTGATCAGTTCCATCAACCCTCTGGTGGTAATGAGATTGCCATTGCTAATGAGGATGGTCTTTCATGTGAATCAGAGCTTAAAGAGGTTgacaaagtaaaaataaagcAAGAAAGTGATATGTTGTCTGGGGGGGATGGTTCAGAAGGTGCTCTCTGGGATATTTTTCGGAGGCAGGATGTACCTAAATTGCAGGAATATCAGAGGAAGCATTTCAGAGAGTTCAGGCATCTCCATTGCTGTCCTTTAAAGCAG GTTATTCACCCCATCCATGACCAGACCTTCTATCTGACTGTGGAGCATAAGAGGAAGCTTAAGGAGGAGTATG GAATTGAGCCCTGGACTTTTATTCAGAAGGTAGGAGATGCTGTTTTTGTTCCAGCTGGTTGTCCTCACCAAGTCAGAAATCTGAAG TCATGTATTAAGGTTGCATTGGATTTTGTCTCTCCGGAAAATGTTGGGGAGTGCTTTCGTTTGACAGAGGAATTTCGCACACTTCCAATAAACCACATGTCTTGTGAGGACAAATTGGAG GATCAGGGAACAGGAAAGATGATTGGACTTGTTAGGGAGCAAAATGGGCTCTACCTTCTTGAGGAAGCTCGTGGGATATGTAGTACTAAGATTCAACTTCCATTGTCTTTGATGTCAGAGTCACTTCCTTCCCATAATAAAGACATCTGGTTGTGTCACTATCATTTAG GTGAAGAAGATGACAATATATGCTATGCAAGACGTGATTGA
- the LOC112997634 gene encoding lysine-specific demethylase JMJ25 isoform X3 — protein MAPGRKKRQGNTSIIPVDANPTQQKAQSLDIDAECESETKRMKFAEEDGDGAGGSSSVVKKKRGRKSKKEKQDTEKMLESNLSEKKDTQGEYHGENCGVGGSSSVQESAKKKRGRKSKKEKEDMEKKKMAEEKDAQNENHGENGGVGGSSCVVDGVPKKRGRKSKKEKEDMEKKMLEEKDAQNENHGENGGVGGSSSVVEAVVKKRGRKSKKEKEDMERKILEEKDAQNENHGENGGVGGSSSVVDGVPKKRGRKSKKEKEDMEKKMLEGNLLEKKDVQDVNHAENGGVPDMRRGSKRKMLKEDDGEFEMPVDSSGSSIQKQYSLRAPRVNIEEAMPKINKRDPKQWIEEESLMCHQCQRNDKGRVVRCTRCKRKRFCVHCIENWYPHLKEDYIAEACPVCRGNCNCKACLRSNQLIKKMKKKEETNENEKIELSMHLLQVLLPYLRLLDEEQMIENETEAKIRGLSVSELNVAQANFDKDERVYCDNCKTSIFDYHRSCTKCSFDLCLICCRELRTGQLVGGADPIMLEFVCQGRDYLHGEENISVKQNEPNAVEQNEPNAVAETVVREWSRSGWHAESNGSIPCPKVNDECNHGFLELRSILGQHFITDLVHKANELAQAYKLQDVVKTPDNFCSCLRLDRNTDVRYNNMRKVASRADSRDNYLYCPRAVDLQDEDLRHFQWHWEKGEPVIVSNVLAKTSGLSWEPLVMWRAFRQMTKTKHEQHLDVKAIDCLDWCEGEINIHQFFTGYTKVREDWHSWPQILKLKDWPPSNLFEERLPRHCAEFISSLPFKEYTDPLKGSLNLAVKLPTDCLKPDMGPKTYIAYGFHQELGRGDSVTKLHCDMSDAVNVLTHIAEVKLEPKHLIAIEKLKQKHFEQDKRELLGDDQNRETSVDMLNNLSSTINALDKQNSVQVMEHKGKLYDRKEVDQFHQPSGGNEIAIANEDGLSCESELKEVDKVKIKQESDMLSGGDGSEGALWDIFRRQDVPKLQEYQRKHFREFRHLHCCPLKQVIHPIHDQTFYLTVEHKRKLKEEYGIEPWTFIQKVGDAVFVPAGCPHQVRNLKSCIKVALDFVSPENVGECFRLTEEFRTLPINHMSCEDKLEVKKMTIYAMQDVIEKLEEARSGKTKVSE, from the exons ATGGCGCCCGGAAGGAAGAAGCGGCAAGGGAACACATCCATTATTCCTGTGGATGCAAACCCCACTCAGCAAAAAGCACAATCTTTGGATATTGATGCTGAGTGTGAGAGTGAGACCAAAAGAATGAAATTTGCTGAGGAAGATGGTGATGGGGCAGGGGGTTCTTCTTCTGTTGTGAAAAAGAAGCGTGGcagaaaaagtaaaaaggaGAAGCAGGACACGGAAAAGATGTTAGAGAGCAATTTGTCGGAGAAGAAAGATACTCAAGGCGAATACCACGGTGAAAATTGTGGAGTAGGAGGGTCTTCTTCTGTTCAAGAAAGTGCGAAAAAGAAACGTGGAAGAAAGAGTAAAAAGGAGAAGGAGGACATGGAAAAGAAGAAGATGGCAGAGGAGAAAGATGCTCAAAACGAAAACCATGGTGAAAATGGTGGAGTAGGAGGTTCTTCTTGTGTTGTAGATGGTGTGCCAAAGAAGCGTGGCAGAAAAAGtaagaaggagaaggaagacATGGAAAAAAAGATGTTAGAGGAGAAAGATGCTCAAAACGAAAACCACGGTGAAAATGGTGGAGTAGGAGGTTCTTCTTCTGTTGTAGAAGCTGTGGTAAAGAAGCGAGGTAGAAAGAGtaaaaaggagaaggaagacATGGAAAGGAAGATATTAGAGGAGAAAGATGCTCAAAACGAAAACCATGGTGAAAATGGTGGAGTAGGAGGTTCTTCTTCTGTTGTAGATGGTGTGCCAAAGAAGCGTGGCAGAAAAAGtaagaaggagaaggaagacATGGAAAAAAAGATGTTAGAGGGAAATTTGCTGGAGAAGAAAGATGTTCAAGACGTTAACCATGCCGAAAATGGTGGGGTACCTGATATGAGGCGTGGAAGTAAAAGAAAGATGCTTAAGGAAGATGATGGTGAGTTTGAAATGCCTGTGGATTCTTCAGGAAGTAGCATTCAGAAACAATATAGTCTTAGGGCCCCTAGAGTCAATATAGAAGAGGCAATGCCAAAAATCAACAAGAGAGATCCTAAG CAGTGGATTGAAGAGGAGTCCTTAATGTGTCATCAATGTCAGAGAAATGATAAAGGCAGGGTTGTGAGGTGCACACGTTGTAAGAGGAAAAGATTTTGTGTACACTGTATAGAAAATTG GTATCCTCATTTGAAAGAGGATTATATTGCTGAGGCATGCCCTGTGTGCCGTGGTAATTGCAACTGCAAAGCATGCTTGAGATCCAATCAACTTATTAAA aaaatgaagaaaaaagaagaaaccaaTGAAAATGAGAAGATTGAACTCTCTATGCATTTGTTGCAAGTACTTCTTCCGTATTTAAGGCTGTTGGATGAAGAACAGATGATTGAGAATGAGACAGAAGCCAAGATACGGg GGCTCTCAGTCTCAGAGCTAAATGTAGCACAGGCAAATTTTGATAAAGATGAGCGTGTGTACTG TGACAACTGCAAAACGTCAATATTTGATTACCACAGAAGCTGTACAAAATGCTCTTTCGACCTTTGTCTCATCTGTTGTCGCGAGCTTCGAACTGGCCAGCTTGTAGGTGGTGCAGATCCAATTATGTTGGAGTTTGTCTGTCAAGGTCGTGATTACCTGCATGGTGAGGAAAATATAAGTGTAAAACAAAATGAACCAAATGCTGTTGAACAAAATGAACCAAATGCTGTTGCTGAGACTGTAGTTCGTGAGTGGTCAAGATCTGGGTGGCATGCAGAAAGTAATGGTAGCATTCCTTGTCCAAAAGTCAATGATGAATGTAACCATGGTTTTCTTGAACTGAGAAGCATATTAGGTCAACATTTTATCACTGATTTAGTGCATAAAGCAAACGAACTAGCACAAGCATACAAGCTTCAAGATGTAGTTAAGACCCCTGACAACTTCTGTTCGTGTTTGAGGCTTGATAGAAACACAGATGTTAGATATAATAATATGAGGAAGGTTGCTTCTCGTGCAGATTCCAGGGACAACTATTTATACTGTCCTAGGGCTGTAGATCTACAGGATGAGGATTTAAGGCATTTTCAGTGGCATTGGGAAAAGGGGGAGCCTGTCATTGTCAGCAACGTGCTTGCAAAAACATCTGGTTTAAGCTGGGAACCACTTGTCATGTGGCGTGCATTCCGTCAGATGACTAAGACCAAGCATGAACAACATTTGGATGTGAAGGCAATTGATTGCTTAGATTGGTGCGAG GGAGAAATTAATATCCACCAATTCTTTACTGGGTATACAAAAGTTCGTGAGGATTGGCATAGTTGGCCtcaaatattgaaattaaaagattGGCCTCCTTCTAATTTATTTGAGGAACGCTTGCCTCGACATTGTGCAGAGTTCATATCTTCCTTGCCCTTCAAGGAATATACTGATCCTCTCAAAGGTTCTCTTAACTTAGCTGTGAAGTTGCCAACAGATTGTCTAAAACCAGACATGGGGCCAAAGACGTATATTGCTTACGGATTTCATCAGGAGCTCGGGCGTGGTGATTCAGTGACTAAGCTCCATTGTGATATGTCTGATGCA GTAAATGTGTTGACTCATATTGCTGAAGTGAAATTGGAACCAAAGCATCTCATTGCCATTGAGAAGTTGAAACAAAAGCACTTTGAACAAGACAAAAGGGAGCTACTTGGTGATGATCAAAATAGAGAAACTAGTGTTGACATGCTTAATAATTTGTCTTCTACTATAAATGCTTTGGACAAGCAAAATAGTGTCCAAGTCATGGAACACAAAGGCAAATTATATGATAGGAAAGAAGTTGATCAGTTCCATCAACCCTCTGGTGGTAATGAGATTGCCATTGCTAATGAGGATGGTCTTTCATGTGAATCAGAGCTTAAAGAGGTTgacaaagtaaaaataaagcAAGAAAGTGATATGTTGTCTGGGGGGGATGGTTCAGAAGGTGCTCTCTGGGATATTTTTCGGAGGCAGGATGTACCTAAATTGCAGGAATATCAGAGGAAGCATTTCAGAGAGTTCAGGCATCTCCATTGCTGTCCTTTAAAGCAG GTTATTCACCCCATCCATGACCAGACCTTCTATCTGACTGTGGAGCATAAGAGGAAGCTTAAGGAGGAGTATG GAATTGAGCCCTGGACTTTTATTCAGAAGGTAGGAGATGCTGTTTTTGTTCCAGCTGGTTGTCCTCACCAAGTCAGAAATCTGAAG TCATGTATTAAGGTTGCATTGGATTTTGTCTCTCCGGAAAATGTTGGGGAGTGCTTTCGTTTGACAGAGGAATTTCGCACACTTCCAATAAACCACATGTCTTGTGAGGACAAATTGGAG GTGAAGAAGATGACAATATATGCTATGCAAGACGTGATTGAAAAATTGGAGGAAGCAAG GTCCGGGAAAACCAAGGTTTCAGAGTAA